A stretch of DNA from Candidatus Poribacteria bacterium:
CGATCGCTTGATCACCGATGCCCCCTGGGTGCCGCTCCATATCTCATCTATCTGGGAGGGGTACAAGAGGTGGACGGTTATCACCCCCGGAAGAAACTTTATAAGGATTGATATGGATAAAGATGAAGCTAAGAAGAAGATATCCGCAGCCCTGAAAAGAGAGCGGTTTTCGAAGACCCCACTGATAGGATGGGTCCCGGCAGGCCCCCCTGAAAAGGTGTGGAGGGCGATTGTGAGGATAGCTGAGCGCAGGAGGGAATGGAGCTTCGTGTTATTCGATCCTTTCTTCGAGTTTTATAACCTGATAGACCTTCCGAACGTGGCCCTGTTCGGGTTCCAGAACGCCGAGGATCTGGATGCCCTGTCGGTAGCTTTATCGGCGCTCGACGTGATGTTTTTCCCTGTGGTTTGCGGCGCGCAGAGTTTTCTCTTGAGGGAGGCGATCGAGATCGGAACTAAGTTGGTGATAGCCGGCCCAGAGGGGAATTTCAGGGCAATAGACGAGATAGGAGGGTTCGTGAGATGGGAGTGTAACCCCTTTGACCCTTCCGATCTCCCGGTTGAGGACGTAGATGGGGAAATCGGGAGATGTTTGGAACGCGGGGATGAGATATCATCACCTGATGGTAGGCCTGAGATCTACCAGGGATGGGATAAAGTAGCTGATCGGACCCTTCAGCTGCTGAAGGAGCTCAATTCCACCATGCTTGAACCTCATCGCCCGCCCTTTCAGGTCTTATTCGCCCGGTATTACAACAAGGCGAACAACGCTCTTGAAACAAGAGCGATTCAGCTGCCAGGTTTCACGGGGATAAAGCTCGAGGAAGGGTTGGCTCTCACTCTGTCCGAGCATCATACCGATCGCGAGATCACGACACTGCTTAAGTCGCTGAGACGGGAGGTGTCGCGGTGAAACTTCATCTGGTCAAAAGAGGCGAGAGCGCTTATATCGCAAACCTGGATCGATACCAGCTCATGCCTGTGGATCGGCTCACCGCTTCCTTGTTGGAGCTTAAAAACTCTCACACCGACGGGGAGATAATCGATATGCTGTCATCCGAATACAGTGGGGAAGATATACTATCCGCCTTAAACAGGTTGAAAAAGCTCTCAGAAAGAGAAGAAAAGTTACCTTCTCGAAAGGAAGGGCGTCCCAGAATTTTGATCCCTGAGAAAGGAACGTATCACGCCGATATCTCCCTTCACGCCGGAGGAGGGGTCATAGCATATCATCACCTCATCAAATCGATGTCCAAAAGAGCTGATATCTTCATCGCATCAGATAGAAACCATAAGATAGACGAAGGTATATACGGAGTAGATTTCGATCTGAACCGGGTGACATCGAAGCTGTCACTGATCGAGGAGGATTATGATGGGATACTCATCCGATCGCCGGATGATCTTGAGCTGCTGACCATCTTTCGATGGAGTGACTCGCCTGTGGTTATACCGATATACGCTATGCGCGGACACGGCAGTGAGATGGTCAACAACGTGCTGTTGTGGTACTCAGCCATGAGACCGTTTGACGCTTTCGTTGTGCCGACGAAATCGGTGAAGGAGTTCTATTCCCGTTTTGTCTTGGACACCGATTGCTTTTACAGAATACCCTGTGGGGTCGATCTGGAACATTTCAAACCCATGGATAAAGGGATGGCCAAGAGGGAAGTCGCTAAGATAATAGGCGACGAGCGCGTCCTGGAGAGGCCGGTGGTTGGGTTCTTATCGCGTTTCCAACCGGAGAAAGGTGCAGGGACGTACATAAGGCTTGCTAGATTGATCCCCGATGCGATCTTCCTCGTGGTGGTTCCTATGTTGAACGTCTACGCCCTGTGTGATTTTCCGGGGAACCTTATCTACGCCGGCAGACAGAGCAGGGATAAGCTTCCCATCTTTCTCAACGCCTTCGACATCCTCT
This window harbors:
- a CDS encoding glycosyltransferase, which gives rise to MIKLPRRLHDHQIIEHQGSRYIIDYDTGFVLPADEIICDMLPLCQRYTADEIFMKLLKRYSRSRILRAFRVLDRYLGMGLLFGERIEPQGGTPSERLKLFVLYGGPSRRRWGDLITRLNHYHLLKSLSERAELFLALSDGGMREIPSSEGIHFVQLPADRALSPLKSVPGGCSGVLILSPFNQYVPLFIRHSRASVLIWVESSELNGAWALNAVGAYLNILRESDRLITDAPWVPLHISSIWEGYKRWTVITPGRNFIRIDMDKDEAKKKISAALKRERFSKTPLIGWVPAGPPEKVWRAIVRIAERRREWSFVLFDPFFEFYNLIDLPNVALFGFQNAEDLDALSVALSALDVMFFPVVCGAQSFLLREAIEIGTKLVIAGPEGNFRAIDEIGGFVRWECNPFDPSDLPVEDVDGEIGRCLERGDEISSPDGRPEIYQGWDKVADRTLQLLKELNSTMLEPHRPPFQVLFARYYNKANNALETRAIQLPGFTGIKLEEGLALTLSEHHTDREITTLLKSLRREVSR
- a CDS encoding glycosyltransferase family 4 protein, whose product is MKLHLVKRGESAYIANLDRYQLMPVDRLTASLLELKNSHTDGEIIDMLSSEYSGEDILSALNRLKKLSEREEKLPSRKEGRPRILIPEKGTYHADISLHAGGGVIAYHHLIKSMSKRADIFIASDRNHKIDEGIYGVDFDLNRVTSKLSLIEEDYDGILIRSPDDLELLTIFRWSDSPVVIPIYAMRGHGSEMVNNVLLWYSAMRPFDAFVVPTKSVKEFYSRFVLDTDCFYRIPCGVDLEHFKPMDKGMAKREVAKIIGDERVLERPVVGFLSRFQPEKGAGTYIRLARLIPDAIFLVVVPMLNVYALCDFPGNLIYAGRQSRDKLPIFLNAFDILCSASVVGEETFGLAVLEAMACGTPVVVPNFDGFPEVVGDGGVIVEAQTFEDEIGSIAGYVDPEALKAAIIPLLEDETARLNLGLKARKRAENFSWDRVGGEMVNLFLQLKEKRLSTDKSDFDICFVERWNTYRGEIEPLSLLINVTEINERPLMLDLYPQTMLEGLALSLFRKHSLHEVEAVSAYFLKKEEVIKLLKKVKGFTKIVSLTSTYNKRDGSGQGAGGS